The Portunus trituberculatus isolate SZX2019 chromosome 50, ASM1759143v1, whole genome shotgun sequence genome includes the window CCTTCTAGCTCATGGCATTCCTCCATTTCCATACAAGGTAGCCAAGTCCCTTGATCCGGATATTTATAGGAACATTGAGTATGATGCTTGGAACACCATGCGCAGAGGTGAGtagctatttgtgtgtgtgtgtgtgtgtgtgtgtatatgttatTTTAGTTGTATATTTTCACTCTTGTATTTATTCACTCTCTAGATTCAAACTTCTGAACATTATTGCATTCAACACTCTTACAGCACCATCAAAATGTACATGAAATGATAGGAAATTTGGTTTTATTGTAATGAAAGATACATGTAGTTCGATTTTTATATTGTGTGAGAATGTATTAATAATTGATGTGGTCCTGACACAAATGTTTATGATTGTAATACCAACCTTTCAGAAGCTCGCTTTGGTCCTATTGATTACAACGGATTCCAAGCAGGAGTTAAGGTGTTTATCAAGCTGGAGATGCTGCCCAATCGCGAAGAAGTAGAAGCCATGAGAAAGACTCACATGGCCAGACAGGGTGAGTGAAAAGGGAATGTGATatagaataaaatacaaaatggaAAGTGGTCAGGCAAAACAATAGAAACATTCTTGCTTAATAGCTGGCTATTAAAGGAAGTCATGTGCATACAAGAAAGTCAGACAGGTCAAGGTGAGTGAATAAAGTGTAATAGtctaaaagataataaagaaaattaggaaaaactgGGAATATTGAATTTGAGGGAGGAGATTACAAAGGGAGAAGTTAGTAATCATTGCAGTATGTGGAGGAACTTGCTATTTGTTCATGTAATTGTGCTGTATGGTGAAGGATGCAACCTTGATATGaatagttatttttcttctgtatcCTGAAGACTTAAAGGTCACTTGATATGAACTTAACCCAGAGAAGGGATTTTGTTGCAGTAGGATGCAACCTTGATATGaatagttatttttcttctgtatcCTGAAGACTTAAAGGTCACATGATATGAACTTAACCCAGAGAAGGGATTTTGTTGCAGTAGGATGCAACCTTGATATGAATAGTTATCTTTCTTCTGTATCCTGAAGACTTAAAGGTCACATGATATGAACTTAACCCAGAGAAGGGATTTTGTTGCAGTAGCCTCAACTGATAAGTTAGTGTTTTGGATTTCATGGTATGGCATTGTGAGATAGTGAATATATCATTAGGAGTGTAACATGAGTTTCTACAAATACTGCTTGAGGCAAAAGTGCAACTTATTCTGAGAAGAAAATGTTGTGTACACATATGCCTTTTGAGGCTTTGCTTGGCTCTGGATCATAACTCCAAGTGTGGCCAGGTGACAGGTATAACAGCTGGGCCAAGCAGCTGGTACAAACACCATGTAGACATACTCCATCTTACTGTAAGTATGTGGCTTTCtcaacacattttctttcctataaaAATTATGCAGTCATATCTAAATGTATTGATTGTCACCATCTTGGCATCAGACTTACAAACAGTTGATCTGCTGCTGGTCTTCCACCTTTCCATCTATTCAGACAGGGTGTCACATACCCTATTATTGTACTTTTCGTTAATGACAGCCATACTAACATTGTGTAATGCTTGTCGGTAACTCACCTGTCCATCAGTACTACTCGTCTCATGACAAGATACTGCAATACCCAAAATCTTACTATCCCTTTCACAGGCTCAGGTGACAATGCTGAGAAGAAGAATGCTGAGGAGAAAGTTGATATCTACCAAGGTCATATCCAGGAGATGTCAGAGAATAAGGGTCCAGTAGATGTCTATATAGAAGAAATAGGTTGTAGGTAAGTGTTGTTGCTGGTTGTTAGGTCAGATTTTTGTTGAAGCTCATAGTGGCAACATGTGGGGTTATCATCACCCTTTCAATGATGACTGGAAAATTAACAATTTGCAGGACTACTGTGTAGCAAGTAGGTACATACCTACTTGCTTCAACATGAACATCTGCTATACAGTAAGAGGCTCTCCCACTTTGCTTTGTCACACTCAGGACTCAGATTCAGGCTTtctcagttgtgtgtgtgtgtgtttgtgtttgtgtttgtgtttgtgtttgtgtttgtcaatTCATTGCATATCTGAAACATTATATGAAATGAGTGGCAAAGAGGTGAttctttaaaaataaataacgaacAAATAAATGCAATAGATATTTAATTACCATCCAGGTTGAAGGTGCCTTATGAATCCCTTGAGCGAGTGCCACCATCCCCTCCACGCTCTCCCTGGCACCAGCAGGCTCCTGGAGGACCAGTTGGAGTACCTAGTGGTCCAGCAGCTTCAGTTTCTAGCTATAAGAAGCTCTCAGGGTACTACCAGAAGGCACCCCTTCCCCCAGAACCTGAGTACTGTAAGTGAGCTAAATGGTTTGTCAGCTTGATGTCAGAAACTtgggtactgttgttgtttttgtaatctAGAAACTATTCATAGACAAATgtgaaatatgaataataaaaaaataataaataaataaataatagtaagtctgatattttcacatattttccgTGTTCTTCCACAGCAGCTgggagaagcaagaagaaaggaggaaagcaggTCCGAGAGGTAGTAACACTATACCAAATGCCTTCTGTAAGATTTTTTGTAAGTTTGGTGGGGTAGTATGTCAGGAAAAAGGCGACTAACAAGCATTCTAACGCTTTGCTTGAGCTGATTAGCTGCTGACTAATTTATAGAATGGGATTGGTTGAGCTTATCACCTCTGAAAATTTTGATAATTCAGATTAATTCATTGTTAAACTTTTGGAATACTGGAAAAAGGTAGAACCATTATAGATAGATGCAGAAGTACTTCTTTCTTGCATGGCTTATGTGCATGAAGCTGTAATATTGTGTCCACAAAAAAGTCAACATGCCCAGAGACCAAAGTCTTGATGCTTGATATAGCTGGCAACTTATCTTATGTCAGTTACTGCTTTTCACCATCCTTCATTCTGTGGTGTCAATGATTTGTGCATTTAGTGCATAGATACTTTTTAACATGTGTACAAACACATCATAGTACTAGCATATTTACAGTAATCAGTCGCACAAGTGATGAGAGAAAGTCTGACATTGAAGTAACTTttcaatagataaacaaatggtGATATTTGATTGTTCTTGCACTGTTCTTTGGTGTGATTTTCCTATTTGTCTCCACACAGTCTCCTGTCAACAATTGTGGCATGAGGGGGAGATCTGCCAGCAGCCCCACACCTCCACGTCCCCGCACCCCTCAGGGTCCTCACCACCAGCCTCCCTATGGCAACAAGTAGGTCTAAGGGATACTGCACATGCCTTAGTCAGGCTTGGCACTGCTGTGTTAAGACAAGGTTTACTGATCAACGTGAAGATTGTCAAGCtaactattattaatattcagGTATTTAGATTACATTGATTACCAATGTTTGGTGTGTTCATGATATTACAAGTGGTTATAAAGCTATGCAAGACGTGTGGTAATTTATTATAGTGATGAAGATATATTGTAGATGTATTGAATACATCAGAAGATGCTAAAGTAGTGATGTAAGCATACTGAAGCATCTGTTATCCAATAGAGCATGTGGTATTATGTAAGggtgttttcttcattaataaAGTGTTGTTGAAAGTatgaaagaaataggaatagTTCCTCCTTGAGGTGTGAAATAATGATTACACAgcagctgtgttgtgtgtgataaaAATTGTCAGTGTTTCTAAGATTTAATGTTTATTAGTTTAGGATATGCACATTTTCATGTTCAGAGATCCAAGGAATGTGTAATGCATTTTTTATATTGTTCATTTTAGAGAATGGATGGAATGATATAGACAGGTCTTCTGCTAGTAAGTCTTCATAGGATATGCAATGCCATCTTTCATGGCAGTGTTATGAGAAGTGCGTCTCCTGTGTGGGAATTTCCACTTTTAGTAAAAGATTATCATTGGGCAAGAAAAGAATGCAAGGGATGGAAAATGTTGTCATCCTGATAGCTAGTCAATCAGTGTTTACTGTTTAAACAAAATCACTGTCAGATATAGTAGTCAATGTGTTTGCTCAGGTTTGCCAGGGTTGTATTAATGTTGGACAGAATCAATTTTGAGTTATTTTTATGCTGCAATCCCTATTCAGTCTGCAGGAAACTGGTTCAGGATGTGAACTGAGGAGTTATgcctatgctctctctctctctctctctctctctctctctctctctctctctctctctctctctctctctctctctctctctctctctctctctctctctctctctctctctctctctctctctctctctctaggaactTAGGAAGAGGAGCCAAAGAGTCTCTCTAAGCCTAGAAGTAGCTCTGCTAACTTGCAAAAGATGATTTTATTATTGTGAAAATTTCAATAAATCCTTTCAATATAATTGCTGGGTAATATGTATTCAACTCGTTTGTCAAAagctaagaaaagaaagcatTGGTTAAGTAAGTCAGTGGGACATTTATTTATATCGATTGTATTTATTGTAGTGAAAATTTGCCTGACATTAAAACTCAATTTTAACTCCACGTTGGTTTTTTCTCATGAACACTGGAATTTAGAACACTCGTAGCTTTATTACTTGCATGTCATCAGAGACCATGAAGGAGATGAGATGTTAGACAGAAACATTCTCATGGAAACAGGAACTTTGGTATTGTTATTAAGCTAAAAAGATAGAAGGGATGCTGTTTTTGTAGGGATAGTGTTGGGACAGTGAGGGCTTTGTATTGTTTTATGCTGTATATATGGATTGGGTGTTTTGCCATGAGTTATAAACTTAGTTGAATGAGTGACTAAGTATATTTGTCTTgattgtgaaggaaaaaagtaaataaatgaagtagtgaaatatgaaatcaattaaagaaaaagtaagagaaaggaatCTGGAACGTACAGAAAATGAATGGAGTAGGAaaaatttatttctctctctctctctctctctctctctctctctctctctctctctctctctctctctctctctctctctctctctctctctctctctctcatatatatatatatatatatatatatatatatatatatatatatatatatatatatatatatatatatatatatttgtgacaTTAAGTAAAAGTGAAGTGAGAATACTACAGACTGTTAGAAATATCCATAGTGTGTATATGCAGACAATATTCTTGTGCTAATCCATTTGGGCATGGCATACATTGCTGTCATCAGGGTGATTGAGAGGGTGTGTAAGATTCTTGCATTAGATTACGATACTATAGTTTTTTCTTAATTGTGATTTAAGTTATGATATGCATATTTCATAGATATGAGAGCAAATGCTCAAATGGAGACCATTTAAAATGCTTCATGGTTAAGgccaaattaataataatgcttTGCCATCCTCTGTACAGGAATTATTCACAgcgagggatggggagaggcaGCAGTGGGGGTTACAGGGGAGGTCCCAACCCTGCCAGAGAAGCCTTTCCTCCCATCCCGGTAAGATCTCTCAACTGAGTTAATTGGTTGCACATTTTCACATTATTGGATTTGACTTGAATGTTATTACTTGCTATGTGTATAGCCAAgaaaatttttttccttcagtgatTACAGCTGGAGGATCGATTTAGTTTATAGCTTCATTCAGTTTTGTATTTGATTCTCATTTCTATGAAGTGTAAATGATTAATGTTTGATTTTtggtagttattattttttttttttttttatgttattcacTTTGTATGAAGTTTATGATTGTaaattttgtatctatttttgcCAATCTCTATTTTTTCAGAGTGGGATGAATGTAGATATTGGTGTTGAGGGTGTGTGGGCAATGAGGGCTAACAATCCCCCTGCAAACCCTCACAGTGGCCCCAGTGCTCCCAAGAATGCCCCACCCTTTCCTCCCATGCCTCACCCACCAataacccacccaccaccaccctatgTGAGTACTATCATACATCCCAAGAACAGTTCATGACCCTACCAAGCTAAAATTTGTTTGCAAAACTTGTTCTTGAAATGGGGCATTCATGAACCAAGGTTTTACTGTGTTAGTTATGTTTAGTCCATAttgcttaaaaaaaagagaagaaaaggaaaattagaacaTTTCTTCTGTTGTGGAAATCAACTATGAAGCAAGATACAAAAATTTGCTTGATAATGTAATACCTTGTATTTTGAAGCAATGGAAAATTGGTTAGAATAGCCATATAAGTAGCCTTTTTGATTGTCTTGATTTTGTGAATTTTCATTTTAATGACTGGTATTGAAAATGTTTATAACATCTTTATCATTCTGTAAGTTATttcatttgtctgtttgtatctTAAAAGTTTTCATGGCATCTCTTAACCATTATTTCTCAAAGTGATGtcatttgtatgtttgtgtattcatgtcttttttatcatttaagaTTTATACTTCATCAAAGTAAGGTAGATGAATTATGATGTAATAAACTTACACAGCTGTTCTGTCACATGGAACAGGGAGACAAGGATCCCCAGGTACATGTGAGAGAGGTCACCATGGAGGCCCTGCAGCAGGTCATGAGTGCTGGGGGGCAGCAGGTCAGGGTAACTGGCCAACGGGTAAGTTTTTCTGTTCtgtcatttactattttttttttttttttttttatgacaatCTATTGTTTTTTAAATATGTAttatataatgatgataagaaaagaaaatgaacttgCAGTGTATACATTCTTATGTATCCAAACAAATGTCGCTATATTTGCCTGTGGAGCAAGTTGAGTGTACACTCTGGCGATTGTAAAGATGAAGCATAACAAATCTTATAGTAGGCAatgggaagtaaagaaaatagtagAAGTGAAATGTTGTATAACTGAATCATAGTGGGGATTAATTGTAATAGAAAGATCAAGTCAGGCATTCTATGCCTTTCCTGCCATAAAATAGAATATCATTGTCGCAAACTTAATAGTTTCATGGAAATACTTGAGAATTATGTGAAAGGATATGTCATTGGCTATGAGAAGCATGTTGTCAAGAGCTGAACTCTTGTTAGGAGTGTCCCAGCAAACTCAGATTGATACATCATTAATTAGGCCAAGACATTGACTTCAGCATGATAGATTTTTGTTTGGCCTTGACTGTCCTATGTAATCAACTTTTGATGTCTTGCAAGATATCCTTTGCATACTTAGATCATCTCATCCCTCTCCCATTAAATAACTCAATTTCAAGCAGTCTCTCTAATTATTAGACTTTATTACATCATGAGTAAATGAACTTTCAGCTTGAGGTCGTGTCTGTAGAAAAGCCCGAAGAAAGCCAAACTGAGTCAGCTGTGAAAGAAATAGTACTGGCAGGGGAACACACACTCTCAACATCCCAGGTGAGAATATctgattttattaatttttatttttcccaccTGGTTTGCTTTTATCAATACATGGTTGTTTGTTTGGTAATGTTgtactcagttttttttttttttttttgtatcaatgGTATTGTCATTCGATACTTATCTAATGTTCTGAtcctgctggagagagagaagccaaaaTTGTTTACTTGAGTCGTAGATGTTGGAAGGTTGGATGTTCATTTGCAGTAAACATGTGAAGTTTCAAAATATTATGCAAAATATAAGTTATTTTTAATAAgcaaaattatttttttaatccttaTTTGTAAGTTGTTTTTCCAGATGGttcccttttatttaattttatttactgGGAGAAAACATGCAATTAAAGTGTGAActgtggaaataaaaaagagtagCACCAGAGCAAAGTCTGGTAcaaaatatttatatttttatcatcaaCAGGCAGAGGAGGAAATTAATGGAACCAGTGCCACTGCTGAAGGTGAGCTCTCTAAAATTCCAACTGAAGCCAAAGAGttttcagcaccaccaccagcaccaccatcacaaacTGAAGTGGAGAGCACCCTGCAGGTGGAGCCTCTCAACCCAGTACCCACATCACAAGAGCCAAACGGTGAAGTTCCTCAAACTCTGGTGTATCCAGTGGACCCCAGCATTGCATtcatttcaccaccaccgccaccccacATACCACCTCCTCAGGTATGTACTCATGGCGTGAACACTTGTCTGTGCCCAGCCACAGTGTGCAAGGTAATTGAGGCTTATTTAGGACAGATTGGCTGTCCATTTTATCTATGTAGAATTAGAGATTAGTTTTATGTTTTGAAATTCAatgattgttgttatttttcttttgcaaaACACTGTCAGTTAACATCCCAaaagggagtaaaaaaaaaaaaattgcaaatatGTTACTGTGCAGGAAAGTTATATTTAGAtttcttgtccttccctcttatttcattgaaattttttttagagaatgagatcccaatcCTTTTTGTCTGACTTTTGTTACTTGAATAGGTTTATTTTAATATCTGTCTCGGATATCTAGTGACTGTAGAGTTAGAAATTTTTGCATGTGTTTTAtgttactattttattttttgctattatGTATTACAATTTTTAAGGTGTATACCAGATTTTGCCatgaaatatttatataattCTTAATGGGGAAAAAAGTATATCTTTGTTTGAAAGTCAAgaagttttcaaaattaatTCCTAACACAGTGAACTCAGTGTAGCTTTAAGAGCTTATAAACCACTATTGATGAAGTGGTTTCATTAGCTCAGCCTCATGGCGTGAACACTTGTCTGTGCCCAGCCACAGTGTGCAAGGTAATTGAGGCTTATTTAGGACAGATTGGCTGTCCATTTTATCTATGTAGAATTAGAGATTAGTTTTATGTTTTGAAATTCAatgattgttgttatttttcttttgcaaaACACTGTCAGTTAACATCCCAaaagggagtaaaaaaaaaaaaattgcaaatatGTTACTGTGCAGGAAAGTTATATTTAGAtttcttgtccttccctcttatTTCATTGAAATTTTTtagagaatgagatcccaatcCTTTTGTCTGACTTTTGTTACTTGAATAGGTTTATTTTAATATCTGTCTCGGATATCTAGTGACTGTAGAGTTAGAAATTTTTGCATGTGTTTTAtgttactattttattttttgctattatGTATTACAATTTTTAAGGTGTATACCAGATTTTGCCatgaaatatttatataattCTTAATGGGGAAAAAAGTATATCTTTGTTTGAAAGTCAAgaagttttcaaaattaatTCCTAACACAGTGAACTCAGTGTAGCTTTAAGAGCTTATAAACCACTATTGATGAAGTGGTTTCATTAGCTCAGCCTCTGCTAGTTTGAAATGAAATTCCTTTgtgatttgttttttctttacaaaaGATTAACCTTATTTGTAAATGAAATCATTTctgggaaatagaaaagagagaaaaaagtattggaacaaTAGAATCAAGAAGTTGATGCAAAATCTCTCTCCAtcatgcaattgaaatacattGTAGCTGAATGTCAAAAATTGATTTTGTGTTTATGAATCACATTGCTTTTATTTCCTAATAGATTTTTGTTGTAGATAtgcttttgtgtttgtctttgtttatgttattgTCCACCTAAACTCTCAGCTGGGAGACAACTCCTCACCTCAAAGTACCACTGTGTACACTGTGGCATACCCTCCACCATACTCCAGCCCAGGCCTTATCCAGGTGAGATTGTCATCAATTTATAAAGATACTCATTGTAATCTGCTTGATTCTCCTCATATGTTATAGCTTTATACATGTATTCATAGTActccctttcatttctccttgctATCATAACTTCATGAATTTATTATAATTGTTTCCTTTTGTCAACATAATTTATTAGATGTTATTCACTATACTTCATACTTACTTTTTAAAGGTGACtggattcctttttttttttttttttttttttttttttcagttttgccagcttattttgattgatatagATTGGTCTCTTCCAatagttagattttttttttttttttttttttttttttttcatcattccatatgctttcttttaaatctactGTATTttagtgtgatggtggtgagaattTACAGATGTAGTGTTGGTTTGCTTCTTAGTAATGGTCAAGTTTCTGTGGATGAGTAAGCTTAGCTCAACTATGGGTAAGTGTAGGAGAGCACTCAGAGCTGCCTAGCTGGTGAGGTAGTCTTGTCTTGGGGATTTATATGTTCTCATAATGTCtattcaaggtggatctggttgTAGGTGGCTGCTGTATAGGATGACAGCTGGTGTGAAAACTGGTAACTTAGGTTGTAGGACATTGAGATGCCTCAGTTTAACAAAATATTGCTGATGTATCCACTGTGTGAATCCCTATTACCATGACGCTGCCATCATGGTTACCTCAATATGTTATGGAGCTGCCTTACCATGAGGAAATTTAATGCTCTCCTGTAAAATTTTATTTTGGTCATTGTTTGTGGGAAGTTTTTAGGAATTGACAGCAAGTATATCTAAATGCTTCAAATTGTTATCATCTTGATTATCTAAGTTCTCATAATGCTTTTGTTCTAAAACTATAATTGTCCTTTGAATTAAGTGTCATTGCATAGTTTGATTTGAGTGAATCTCACAGGTGTACAGTCCAGTGCCCCCTGCTGATGGAAGCTGCACCCCGTCTGAGTACAACACTCCCCCACCACagccattgccaccaccacctactacctcCACTTCCACTGCCACAACTATGCCAGCCAGGCCAGAGCCATGGGATCCTAATGTTCAAGGTGAGTGATTGCACTACTTGTGGCTAAGCCATACACACTGTAGAACATATTCACTATCAGTGTGAGATGTTATGTATGGAAATCCTTCCACATCAGGAATTGCTAATGATTTCATATTGGAAATGTTTTGGTGTGGAAATTAATCAAtatatctgtattttttttcattttattttagatTCAGAAGCAATGAAGATGAACCCAGGAGTGCCCCCTTACATGGTAAATAAATTTTATGGTCAAgatttgatatttatttatttattattttttttttttttatcttgtaagAAATTCATAAACAAACACCACATTAAGTGGATGACAAAAGATTgcactttcatatttttattttctttttatgtacttAATTTATTAAGAGTATGTTCAGCTGTCatacatatatgcatttattctttcatttcatctcacCCAAAGTATATGGGTTTGATCTTCATTACTGTTGAAGTGAATAATTCTTGATATGTTATCAGGTGTATCACATGCCCATGATGTATGGAGGGTTTGGGGGCTACAGCTACAACCCACACTGGGGCTGCAGCATTCCTGTGATGCCTTCCCCTGCTACAATAGAAGAGGGCAAGCAGACACCCTTGATGCCAGGTCAGATATGTTGTGTTTGATCATATATCAAAGTTAGCCATATCTGAGGCTTCATTCTTTTACATAATCTCAGCATCTTGGAATTGatgtaatgaataaaaaataaatgaaatgcattcaagaaacaaaggaaaagtagCTGTCAAGGTGGGTGCCAGAAGCTTGATATGAGACCATGATAAGCGTTCAGCACTGATAATAGTTTGACTCTTATATTGCCACTGTTTATTAGATGTAGTTCACTGTTATACTATCATGGATTATTATCTCTAAATCAAGCATGTCCAAGTTTTATCCTCTGTTATAAAATGAAGACTCAGTTTGTGTGGATTCTCAAAGATTAGGTAATAGTTGattatttttaatgttattcTCTGGAATACATGCAGGAACAGATGGGTATCAGCAGATGGTGGCTGTTGGAGGCTGGGGACAGGGATATGTGGGTGATATGCCTCCCCAGTCAGTGCTCTGCCCACCCCCTGCAGCGCAAGGTTACCCTCCTTTGCTGCGAGAGCCTTCCCCCATACCTTATCCACCTCTCCCTTTTGTAAGTTGAAGTAACACACTTTGAATAGTGAAATATTGTATCAGAGTGTGATTACTATTGCAGTGTGCTGTATTTGGGTTATTACTTTTCTCTGACTGATGGTAtgccttttattaatttttttcatttcttctctccatctttatatttttactttgtgtGGACAGTAGagatatggtgatggtgattcgTGGCTAATTGCTTTATTTTGGTTCTCCACTGGACTTTAGGCACTGGGAATAAACACCAAGTTATGATTTAAcactgaatgaaaaataagaaattccACTGCTGTTCCatgtcttgtttctctttatatattcaAAGAGTAGGGGGAAGATACAGTATCTTGAAGAAATTATTTTGTAAAGACATGATGATAAGTAggtttttgaagtgttttgataTGCCCCAAAATGATATGGTGTTAGGTCCTTCAGTTTCTTGTGCAGGCAAAGAAATAAGGCCAAgataatagtattaatgataatgtTTGTTTGTACAGCAACCTgatgggagagatggagggaaagatgggccacccttccaccatcaccaccaccaccatcacca containing:
- the LOC123499670 gene encoding protein ovarian tumor locus-like isoform X7 — its product is MYTNKHEDHKWMRRRVNSRVFDPFDEWLESQGLYRKQVARDGSCLFRAVAEQVFMTQTEHVSLRSQCLKYMILHKDEFQPYLEVPVDHHVYKLQDVREWGGHTEIIAMSRLFKVDFLIYQEIGCPPTKATEYNYPKTLMLSFTHGNHYDIVYKKEVAMTRGFCQSLVYEILYSSVFQLKDVRLAVDTMLHDKEYASLRRDSANSAELKEIGALVEKILGTSISRDSSQEEAENKPSTAIEERPSIEDIHPDDVRGLLAHGIPPFPYKVAKSLDPDIYRNIEYDAWNTMRREARFGPIDYNGFQAGVKVFIKLEMLPNREEVEAMRKTHMARQGSGDNAEKKNAEEKVDIYQGHIQEMSENKGPVDVYIEEIGCRLKVPYESLERVPPSPPRSPWHQQAPGGPVGVPSGPAASVSSYKKLSGYYQKAPLPPEPEYSAGRSKKKGGKQVREVVTLYQMPSSPVNNCGMRGRSASSPTPPRPRTPQGPHHQPPYGNKNYSQRGMGRGSSGGYRGGPNPAREAFPPIPSGMNVDIGVEGVWAMRANNPPANPHSGPSAPKNAPPFPPMPHPPITHPPPPYGDKDPQVHVREVTMEALQQVMSAGGQQVRVTGQRLEVVSVEKPEESQTESAVKEIVLAGEHTLSTSQAEEEINGTSATAEGELSKIPTEAKEFSAPPPAPPSQTEVESTLQVEPLNPVPTSQEPNGEVPQTLVYPVDPSIAFISPPPPPHIPPPQLGDNSSPQSTTVYTVAYPPPYSSPGLIQVYSPVPPADGSCTPSEYNTPPPQPLPPPPTTSTSTATTMPARPEPWDPNVQDSEAMKMNPGVPPYMVYHMPMMYGGFGGYSYNPHWGCSIPVMPSPATIEEGKQTPLMPGTDGYQQMVAVGGWGQGYVGDMPPQSVLCPPPAAQGYPPLLREPSPIPYPPLPFQPDGRDGGKDGPPFHHHHHHHHHHHPRGRGRGGPHHRGGGHHFPAHQYSNNHGNNFHAPAANAGNFYRGGGGTQRSLPPRFHRGGGGPPGRGGPRHFHNSSHTPPHVHHQRNHQYEGQPLVHMGNKKSSSDNLASQGVSGSSVAPNVASGGVASPPQVTFVDHERPPGVMALPPPDTPALPPQEAMSVPPPGYYSAPPGFVMTGPWMWKMM
- the LOC123499670 gene encoding protein ovarian tumor locus-like isoform X6, with translation MYTNKHEDHKWMRRRVNSRVFDPFDEWLESQGLYRKQVARDGSCLFRAVAEQVFMTQTEHVSLRSQCLKYMILHKDEFQPYLEVPVDHHVYKLQDVREWGGHTEIIAMSRLFKVDFLIYQEIGCPPTKATEYNYPKTLMLSFTHGNHYDIVYKKEVAMTRGFCQSLVYEILYSSVFQLKDVRLAVDTMLHDKEYASLRRDSANSAELKEIGALVEKILGTSISRDSSQEEAENKPSTAIEERPSIEDIHPDDVRGLLAHGIPPFPYKVAKSLDPDIYRNIEYDAWNTMRREARFGPIDYNGFQAGVKVFIKLEMLPNREEVEAMRKTHMARQGSGDNAEKKNAEEKVDIYQGHIQEMSENKGPVDVYIEEIGCRLKVPYESLERVPPSPPRSPWHQQAPGGPVGVPSGPAASVSSYKKLSGYYQKAPLPPEPEYSGRSKKKGGKQVREVVTLYQMPSVRFFSPVNNCGMRGRSASSPTPPRPRTPQGPHHQPPYGNKNYSQRGMGRGSSGGYRGGPNPAREAFPPIPSGMNVDIGVEGVWAMRANNPPANPHSGPSAPKNAPPFPPMPHPPITHPPPPYGDKDPQVHVREVTMEALQQVMSAGGQQVRVTGQRLEVVSVEKPEESQTESAVKEIVLAGEHTLSTSQAEEEINGTSATAEGELSKIPTEAKEFSAPPPAPPSQTEVESTLQVEPLNPVPTSQEPNGEVPQTLVYPVDPSIAFISPPPPPHIPPPQLGDNSSPQSTTVYTVAYPPPYSSPGLIQVYSPVPPADGSCTPSEYNTPPPQPLPPPPTTSTSTATTMPARPEPWDPNVQDSEAMKMNPGVPPYMVYHMPMMYGGFGGYSYNPHWGCSIPVMPSPATIEEGKQTPLMPGTDGYQQMVAVGGWGQGYVGDMPPQSVLCPPPAAQGYPPLLREPSPIPYPPLPFQPDGRDGGKDGPPFHHHHHHHHHHHPRGRGRGGPHHRGGGHHFPAHQYSNNHGNNFHAPAANAGNFYRGGGGTQRSLPPRFHRGGGGPPGRGGPRHFHNSSHTPPHVHHQRNHQYEGQPLVHMGNKKSSSDNLASQGVSGSSVAPNVASGGVASPPQVTFVDHERPPGVMALPPPDTPALPPQEAMSVPPPGYYSAPPGFVMTGPWMWKMM